Proteins encoded within one genomic window of Polyodon spathula isolate WHYD16114869_AA chromosome 32, ASM1765450v1, whole genome shotgun sequence:
- the cdca8 gene encoding borealin isoform X2 gives MRATRKRATARGRKKTVKSDKLEAFLKDFDSEVKAIVERLKSRASSLLKEADNFYNLAIIKLPVTVRKMKWMDYFAAGGNLKALEAVAKTELDLSEVTNNAAEVKKPPKSTLKDKKKVSTETISEETENIPPIKTTTKKGKATTKKVPPSTRKPRALSVNQAGSGIRKSTRKVCATPAVNALDSSFMGPTPLITPRFNSRLPKTPAVRNPRHRERVYSISVNGSPIAGNNDLLINIPIGNGESMQILASEMNETDLSQFDEHAVQKIKLLLSRLSTMCGKS, from the exons ATGAGGGCTACAAGGAAGAGAGCAACTGCCAGAGGGcgtaaaaaaactgtaaaaagtgACAAGCTGGAAGCTTTCCTCAAAGACTTTGATAGTGAAG TTAAGGCTATTGTGGAAAGACTAAAATCAAGGGCCAGCAGTCTCCTGAAAGAAGCTGATAACTTTTACAACCTTGCCATCATCAAGCTTCCTGTGACCGTCAGAAAAATGAAGTGGATGGATTATTTTG CTGCAGGAGGAAACTTAAAAGCCTTAGAAGCAGTAGCAAAG ACTGAGCTGGACCTCTCAGAAGTAACAAACAATGCTGCTGAAGTTAAGAAGCCACCAAAATCAACACTAAAAG ATAAAAAGAAGGTTAGCACAGAAACAATTTCAGAAGAGACAGAAAATATTCCACCAATCAAGACAACCACTAAAAAG GGTAAAGCAACAACCAAAAAGGTTCCTCCATCAACCAGAAAGCCCAGGGCTCTTTCTGTAAACCAAGCAGGTAGTGGCATTAGAAA GTCTACCAGGAAAGTTTGCGCAACTCCAGCTGTAAATGCACTGGATTCATCTTTTATGGGACCCACACCCCTTATTACTCCAAGGTTTAATTCAAG actTCCAAAAACTCCAGCAGTACGTAACCCAAGGCACAGAGAGCGTGTTTATAGCATTTCGGTGAATGGCAGTCCAATTGCTGGGAACAATGATCTTTTAATTAATATACCAATTGGAAATGGAGAG agtaTGCAGATATTAGCAAGTGAAATGAATGAGACTGATCTGAGTCAGTTTGATGAACATGCAGTGCAGAAAATTAAGTTGCTCTTG agtCGTCTTTCTACTATGTGTGGCAAGTCGTAG
- the cdca8 gene encoding borealin isoform X1: MRATRKRATARGRKKTVKSDKLEAFLKDFDSEVKAIVERLKSRASSLLKEADNFYNLAIIKLPVTVRKMKWMDYFAAGGNLKALEAVAKTELDLSEVTNNAAEVKKPPKSTLKADKKKVSTETISEETENIPPIKTTTKKGKATTKKVPPSTRKPRALSVNQAGSGIRKSTRKVCATPAVNALDSSFMGPTPLITPRFNSRLPKTPAVRNPRHRERVYSISVNGSPIAGNNDLLINIPIGNGESMQILASEMNETDLSQFDEHAVQKIKLLLSRLSTMCGKS, translated from the exons ATGAGGGCTACAAGGAAGAGAGCAACTGCCAGAGGGcgtaaaaaaactgtaaaaagtgACAAGCTGGAAGCTTTCCTCAAAGACTTTGATAGTGAAG TTAAGGCTATTGTGGAAAGACTAAAATCAAGGGCCAGCAGTCTCCTGAAAGAAGCTGATAACTTTTACAACCTTGCCATCATCAAGCTTCCTGTGACCGTCAGAAAAATGAAGTGGATGGATTATTTTG CTGCAGGAGGAAACTTAAAAGCCTTAGAAGCAGTAGCAAAG ACTGAGCTGGACCTCTCAGAAGTAACAAACAATGCTGCTGAAGTTAAGAAGCCACCAAAATCAACACTAAAAG CAGATAAAAAGAAGGTTAGCACAGAAACAATTTCAGAAGAGACAGAAAATATTCCACCAATCAAGACAACCACTAAAAAG GGTAAAGCAACAACCAAAAAGGTTCCTCCATCAACCAGAAAGCCCAGGGCTCTTTCTGTAAACCAAGCAGGTAGTGGCATTAGAAA GTCTACCAGGAAAGTTTGCGCAACTCCAGCTGTAAATGCACTGGATTCATCTTTTATGGGACCCACACCCCTTATTACTCCAAGGTTTAATTCAAG actTCCAAAAACTCCAGCAGTACGTAACCCAAGGCACAGAGAGCGTGTTTATAGCATTTCGGTGAATGGCAGTCCAATTGCTGGGAACAATGATCTTTTAATTAATATACCAATTGGAAATGGAGAG agtaTGCAGATATTAGCAAGTGAAATGAATGAGACTGATCTGAGTCAGTTTGATGAACATGCAGTGCAGAAAATTAAGTTGCTCTTG agtCGTCTTTCTACTATGTGTGGCAAGTCGTAG